One window from the genome of Hemiscyllium ocellatum isolate sHemOce1 chromosome 28, sHemOce1.pat.X.cur, whole genome shotgun sequence encodes:
- the LOC132829189 gene encoding procathepsin L-like isoform X2, producing MAYSVITICALSTTPSSNIDWETWKTIHGKKYNSKKTEAVRKGIWLQNLKKIKEHNEQQNSTFMMVMNSFGDLTLKEFAELFNTYERKAVPVNNQTREPMKARHFYRIPESVDWRTAGYVTPPKNQGQCHSCWAFSATGVLEGQLFKKTGKLITLSEQNLIDCSRSHGAFGCNGGWSLNAFEYVYENGGIEAESTYAYTAKEGKSCKYNTSKSVVSVSSYKTLPYGDEEALTRAVAEIGPIAVVIDAGLESWRFYSSGVYYDPRCSTNTFNHAVLVVGYGIQSGMKYYIVKNRGESAGCLEMHKGG from the exons ATGGCATATTCCGTGATTACAATATGCGCCTTGTCAACCACTCCAAGttcaaatatagactgggaaacCTGGAAGACTATCCATGGGAAAAAGTACAACAGTAAG AAAACAGAGGCTGTCAGAAAAGGAATCTGGCTGCAAAATCTGAAGAAAATTAAGGAGCATAACGAACAACAAAATTCAACGTTTATGATGGTCATGAATAGTTTTGGTGATTTG aCACTAAAAGAATTTGCTGAATTATTCAACACGTATGAGAGGAAAGCTGTGCCAGTGAATAACCAGACACGAGAGCCAATGAAGGCTCGACACTTTTACCGTATTCCAGAGAGTGTGGATTGGCGCACAGCTGGCTATGTTACCCCACCAAAGAACCAG GGTCAGTGCCATAGTTGCTGGGCATTCAGTGCCACTGGGGTGCTGGAGGGACAATTGTTTAAGAAGACAGGCAAACTCATCACcttgagtgaacagaacctcattGACTGTTCAAGGAGTCATGGAGCTTTTGGATGCAATGGAGGCTGGTCTTTGAATGCCTTTGAATACGTATATGAGAATGGAGGAATTGAAGCTGAGTCCACCTATGCCTACACTGCAAAG GAAGGCAAATCTTGCAAATACAACACTTCTAAGAGTGTGGTTTCTGTATCGAGCTATAAAACCCTTCCATATGGAGATGAAGAAGCTTTGACCAGAGCAGTGGCTGAAATTGGACCCATAGCTGTGGTGATTGATGCAGGACTGGAATCTTGGCGGTTTTACAGCTCAG GAGTTTATTATGATCCCAGATGCAGCACTAACACCTTTAACCATGCTGTACTTGTGGTGGGATATGGCATTCAATCAGGAATGAAGTACTATATTGTTAAAAACAG aggagaaagtgctggatgtcttgaaatgcataaaggtggataa
- the LOC132829189 gene encoding procathepsin L-like isoform X1: MAYSVITICALSTTPSSNIDWETWKTIHGKKYNSKKTEAVRKGIWLQNLKKIKEHNEQQNSTFMMVMNSFGDLTLKEFAELFNTYERKAVPVNNQTREPMKARHFYRIPESVDWRTAGYVTPPKNQGQCHSCWAFSATGVLEGQLFKKTGKLITLSEQNLIDCSRSHGAFGCNGGWSLNAFEYVYENGGIEAESTYAYTAKEGKSCKYNTSKSVVSVSSYKTLPYGDEEALTRAVAEIGPIAVVIDAGLESWRFYSSGVYYDPRCSTNTFNHAVLVVGYGIQSGMKYYIVKNSWGQHWGQSGYILMARGRNNNCGIAGFPIYALV, encoded by the exons ATGGCATATTCCGTGATTACAATATGCGCCTTGTCAACCACTCCAAGttcaaatatagactgggaaacCTGGAAGACTATCCATGGGAAAAAGTACAACAGTAAG AAAACAGAGGCTGTCAGAAAAGGAATCTGGCTGCAAAATCTGAAGAAAATTAAGGAGCATAACGAACAACAAAATTCAACGTTTATGATGGTCATGAATAGTTTTGGTGATTTG aCACTAAAAGAATTTGCTGAATTATTCAACACGTATGAGAGGAAAGCTGTGCCAGTGAATAACCAGACACGAGAGCCAATGAAGGCTCGACACTTTTACCGTATTCCAGAGAGTGTGGATTGGCGCACAGCTGGCTATGTTACCCCACCAAAGAACCAG GGTCAGTGCCATAGTTGCTGGGCATTCAGTGCCACTGGGGTGCTGGAGGGACAATTGTTTAAGAAGACAGGCAAACTCATCACcttgagtgaacagaacctcattGACTGTTCAAGGAGTCATGGAGCTTTTGGATGCAATGGAGGCTGGTCTTTGAATGCCTTTGAATACGTATATGAGAATGGAGGAATTGAAGCTGAGTCCACCTATGCCTACACTGCAAAG GAAGGCAAATCTTGCAAATACAACACTTCTAAGAGTGTGGTTTCTGTATCGAGCTATAAAACCCTTCCATATGGAGATGAAGAAGCTTTGACCAGAGCAGTGGCTGAAATTGGACCCATAGCTGTGGTGATTGATGCAGGACTGGAATCTTGGCGGTTTTACAGCTCAG GAGTTTATTATGATCCCAGATGCAGCACTAACACCTTTAACCATGCTGTACTTGTGGTGGGATATGGCATTCAATCAGGAATGAAGTACTATATTGTTAAAAACAG CTGGGGACAACACTGGGGCCAGTCTGGCTACATCCTGATGGCCAGGGGGAGGAACAACAACTGTGGAATTGCAGGTTTCCCCATTTATGCTCTTGTCTAA
- the LOC132829189 gene encoding procathepsin L-like isoform X3 has product MMVMNSFGDLTLKEFAELFNTYERKAVPVNNQTREPMKARHFYRIPESVDWRTAGYVTPPKNQGQCHSCWAFSATGVLEGQLFKKTGKLITLSEQNLIDCSRSHGAFGCNGGWSLNAFEYVYENGGIEAESTYAYTAKEGKSCKYNTSKSVVSVSSYKTLPYGDEEALTRAVAEIGPIAVVIDAGLESWRFYSSGVYYDPRCSTNTFNHAVLVVGYGIQSGMKYYIVKNSWGQHWGQSGYILMARGRNNNCGIAGFPIYALV; this is encoded by the exons ATGATGGTCATGAATAGTTTTGGTGATTTG aCACTAAAAGAATTTGCTGAATTATTCAACACGTATGAGAGGAAAGCTGTGCCAGTGAATAACCAGACACGAGAGCCAATGAAGGCTCGACACTTTTACCGTATTCCAGAGAGTGTGGATTGGCGCACAGCTGGCTATGTTACCCCACCAAAGAACCAG GGTCAGTGCCATAGTTGCTGGGCATTCAGTGCCACTGGGGTGCTGGAGGGACAATTGTTTAAGAAGACAGGCAAACTCATCACcttgagtgaacagaacctcattGACTGTTCAAGGAGTCATGGAGCTTTTGGATGCAATGGAGGCTGGTCTTTGAATGCCTTTGAATACGTATATGAGAATGGAGGAATTGAAGCTGAGTCCACCTATGCCTACACTGCAAAG GAAGGCAAATCTTGCAAATACAACACTTCTAAGAGTGTGGTTTCTGTATCGAGCTATAAAACCCTTCCATATGGAGATGAAGAAGCTTTGACCAGAGCAGTGGCTGAAATTGGACCCATAGCTGTGGTGATTGATGCAGGACTGGAATCTTGGCGGTTTTACAGCTCAG GAGTTTATTATGATCCCAGATGCAGCACTAACACCTTTAACCATGCTGTACTTGTGGTGGGATATGGCATTCAATCAGGAATGAAGTACTATATTGTTAAAAACAG CTGGGGACAACACTGGGGCCAGTCTGGCTACATCCTGATGGCCAGGGGGAGGAACAACAACTGTGGAATTGCAGGTTTCCCCATTTATGCTCTTGTCTAA